From Trichoderma atroviride chromosome 1, complete sequence, one genomic window encodes:
- a CDS encoding uncharacterized protein (EggNog:ENOG41), with amino-acid sequence MAAHNDVEAFHQALRSSRRILALCGAGLSASSGLPTFRGAGGYWRNYDATSLATVRAFRTDPGMVWLFYAYRRHLALKAEPNPGHRALAALARRNLDFMCLTQNVDNLSPRAQHPSSQLKCLHGSLYDIKCSNESCDWIQRGNFDDPFCAALAPASVDMPNGEPLPLLDPYHRVKHITEDELPKCPKCHRGLQRPGVVWFGEDLDSAMMMDISAWMNAEPLDLMFVIGTSAQVYPAAGYIDKARKRGARIVTINPEAEDEAEMFKVNPGDFAFGKDAAEYLPLLLEPIIGKPNADGEFEMS; translated from the exons ATGGCTGCTCACAACGACGTCGAGGCCTTCCACCAGGCGCTCCGGTCCAGCCGCCGGATACTCGCCCTCTGTGGGGCCGGCCTCTCGGCCTCGTCCGGCCTGCCCACCTTCCGCGGCGCCGGCGGATATTGGCGCAACTACGATGCCACGAGCCTGGCCACCGTGCGGGCCTTCAGGACGGACCCGGGCATGGTCTGGCTGTTCTACGCCTACCGCAGGCACCTGGCGCTCAAGGCCGAGCCGAACCCGGGGCACCGAGCcctggcggcgctggcgagGCGGAACCTGGACTTTATGTGCCTGACTCAGAACGTCGACA ACCTCTCACCACGGGCTCAACACCCCTCTTCACAGCTAAAATGCCTCCATGGCTCCCTCTATGACATCAAGTGCTCCAACGAGAGCTGTGACTGGATCCAAAGGGGAAACTTTGACGATCCCTTTTGCGCTGCGCTGGCCCCGGCTTCCGTGGACATGCCCAACGGCGAGCCCTTGCCACTGCTGGATCCGTATCACCGTGTCAAGCACATCACCGAGGACGAGCTGCCAAAGTGCCCCAAGTGCCACAGGGGCCTGCAACGTCCAGGCGTGGTATGGTTTGGGGAGGATCTGGACTCtgccatgatgatggacaTATCAGCGTGGATGAACGCTGAGCCACTG GACCTCATGTTCGTAATCGGCACATCGGCCCAGGTTTATCCCGCTGCCGGCTACATCGACAAGGCAAGAAAGCGAGGCGCGCGTATCGTCACAATCAACCCAGAGGCAGAAGACGAAGCCGAAATGTTCAAGGTCAATCCCGGCGACTTTGCCTTTGGCAAGGACGCCGCCGAGTATCTACCGCTTCTACTCGAGCCCATCATTGGCAAACCGAATGCGGATGGCGAATTTGAAATGTCATAG
- a CDS encoding uncharacterized protein (EggNog:ENOG41~SECRETED:SignalP(1-18)), translating into MRPRVELLLSLNLVSVHAAPQKPGNGLSYINPLIGTTNGGNVFAGATLPYGLAKASADVDGQNTGGFGLDGSNVVGFSSVHDSGTGGNPSLGNFPLFPQICPDDVLDNCSFRIGDRKLHYVNGSVDARPGHFGLQLESGVVANMTVSQHAALYRFTFPKESGGSKSHPLILLDLTDLWQSRQNASIQVDDKSGRMTGNGTFLPSFGAGSYVMHFCVDFFGSSIYETGVWVNNRAGTEPKEVFLTRGFNLFFLEGGGFVRLDPPQ; encoded by the coding sequence atGCGTCCACGTGTTGAGCTGCTCTTGTCTCTCAACCTCGTGTCTGTCCATGCAGCACCGCAAAAGCCAGGCAATGGCCTGTCCTACATCAACCCGCTCATCGGCACCACCAACGGCGGCAACGTCTTCGCCGGCGCAACGCTCCCCTACGGCCTCGCCAAGGCCTCGGCCGACGTCGACGGCCAAAACACGGGCGGCTTCGGCCTGGACGGCAGCAACGTCGTCGGCTTCTCCAGCGTCCACGACAGCGGCACCGGCGGGAACCCCAGCCTGGGCAACTTCCCGCTGTTCCCGCAGATTTGTCCCGACGACGTGCTGGACAACTGCAGCTTCCGCATCGGCGACAGGAAGCTTCACTATGTCAACGGCTCGGTGGATGCGCGGCCGGGGCATTTTGGCCTGCAGCTGGAGTCGGGCGTTGTAGCCAACATGACAGTCTCGCAGCACGCGGCGCTGTATCGATTCACGTTTCCCAAGgagagcggcggcagcaaaagCCATCCGCTGATCTTGCTGGATTTGACGGATCTGTGGCAGAGCAGACAGAATGCCTCGATCCAGGTTGATGACAAGTCGGGGCGGATGACTGGCAACGGCACGTTTCTGCCCAGTTTCGGTGCTGGATCGTACGTGATGCATTTTTGTGTCGACTTCTTTGGCTCGAGCATCTACGAAACGGGTGTTTGGGTCAACAACAGGGCGGGCACAGAGCCAAAGGAGGTTTTTCTCACTCGCGGCTTCAACCTGTTCTTCCTGGAAGGCGGCGGGTTTGTTCGTTTAGATCCCCCCCAGTGA
- a CDS encoding uncharacterized protein (EggNog:ENOG41~CAZy:GH92): MGISYISSQQACQNAQREIPSPLKAFDSLVSNAEKAWEEKLSPISVKGGGATDDLLTSFWSGVYRNMISPQNYTGENPLWHSDKPYFDSFYCIWDSFRVQHPLLTILDPHAQTQMVEALLDIYKHEGWMPDCRMSLCKGWTQGGSNADVVITDAFVKNLSSTIDWELALDAVMADAENEPLEWSYHGRGGLHSWKSLNYIPYLDFDPYGFGTNSRSISRTLEYAYDDYCISELAGGLGRRDLQAKYQGRSMNWKNLWKADQTSLINGTDTGFKGFFQPKYLNGTWGFQDPIACSALAGFCSLTTNPSETFEASIWQYLL, encoded by the exons ATGGGCATCAGCTacatcagcagccagcaggcTTGTCAAAACGCTCAACGCGAGATTCCTAGCCCGTTAAAGGCTTTTGATTCGCTGGTCAGCAATGCTGAAAAGGCctgggaagagaagctgagTCCCATCTCGgtcaagggcggcggcgcgacAGACGATCTGTTGACGAGCTTCTGGAGCGGCGTGTATCGCAACATGATTTCGCCTCAGAACTACACGGGCGAGAATCCACTGTGGCATAGCGATAAGCCGTATTTTGATTCGTTTTATTG CATCTGGGACAGTTTCCGTGTCCAGCACCCTCTCCTCACAATCCTCGATCCTCACGCCCAGACTCAAATGGTAGAGGCCCTGCTCGACATCTACAAGCACGAAGGATGGATGCCCGACTGCCGCATGTCTCTCTGCAAGGGCTGGACCCAAGGCGGCTCCAACGCCGACGTCGTCATCACCGACGCCTTTGTCAAGAACCTCAGCTCCACCATTGACTGGGAACTCgccctcgacgccgtcaTGGCCGATGCCGAGAACGAGCCGCTCGAGTGGTCGTATcacggccgcggcggccTCCACAGCTGGAAGAGTCTCAACTACATCCCCTACCTGGACTTTGACCCGTACGGCTTCGGGACCAACTCCCGCAGCATCTCGCGCACGCTCGAGTACGCGTACGATGACTATTGCATCTCGGAGCTGGCCGGTGGGCTGGGCAGGCGTGATTTGCAGGCCAAGTATCAGGGGCGGAGCATGAACTGGAAGAACCTGTGGAAGGCGGACCAGACTTCCTTGATCAACGGAACTGATACCGGCTTCAAGGGCTTTTTCCAGCCAAAGTATCTAAACGGCACGTGGGGATTCCAGGATCCTATTGCATGTTCTGCGCTTGCGGGGTTTTGCTCTTTGACTACTAATCCCAGTGAAACGTTTGAAGCGAGTATCTGGCAATATCTCTTGTAA